A genomic region of Streptomyces sp. R33 contains the following coding sequences:
- a CDS encoding succinate dehydrogenase/fumarate reductase iron-sulfur subunit — protein sequence MRLNLRVWRQQNPDTPGAMVTYEVDGISRDMSFLEMLDTLNEDLILRGEDPVAFDHDCREGICGACSLVINGDAHGPERTTTCQLHMRSFADGDTIDVEPWRAAAFPVVKDLVVDRSAFDRIIQAGGYVTAPTGSAPEAHATAVPKADADFAFEHAECIGCGACVAACPNGSAMLFTSAKVNHLNVLPQGSPERETRVLDMVAQMDGEGFGGCTLTGECATACPKGIPLPSIAAMNREWLRAVRKNGA from the coding sequence ATGAGGCTCAACCTGCGCGTCTGGCGCCAGCAGAACCCCGACACCCCCGGCGCCATGGTCACGTACGAGGTCGACGGCATATCCCGCGACATGTCGTTCCTGGAGATGCTCGACACCCTCAACGAGGACCTCATCCTGCGCGGCGAGGACCCGGTCGCCTTCGACCACGACTGCCGCGAGGGCATCTGCGGCGCGTGCAGCCTCGTGATCAACGGCGACGCCCACGGTCCCGAGCGCACCACCACCTGCCAGCTCCACATGCGGTCCTTCGCCGACGGCGACACCATCGACGTCGAGCCCTGGCGGGCCGCCGCCTTCCCCGTGGTCAAGGACCTCGTCGTGGACCGCAGCGCCTTCGACCGGATCATCCAGGCAGGCGGCTACGTCACCGCCCCGACCGGATCGGCCCCCGAGGCGCACGCCACCGCCGTGCCCAAGGCCGACGCCGACTTCGCGTTCGAGCACGCCGAGTGCATCGGCTGCGGGGCCTGCGTGGCGGCCTGCCCCAACGGTTCCGCGATGCTCTTCACCTCCGCCAAGGTCAACCATCTGAACGTGCTGCCGCAGGGCTCGCCCGAGCGGGAGACCCGCGTACTGGACATGGTGGCCCAGATGGACGGCGAGGGTTTCGGCGGCTGCACCCTCACCGGGGAGTGCGCCACGGCCTGCCCCAAGGGCATCCCGCTGCCGTCCATCGCCGCCATGAACCGCGAGTGGCTGCGGGCGGTCCGCAAGAACGGAGCATGA
- a CDS encoding fumarate reductase/succinate dehydrogenase flavoprotein subunit: MSNDHAHTDYTHYGTGEPIADTKAPAGPIAERWDRRRFEAKLVNPANRRKHTVIVVGTGLAGGAAGATLAEQGYHVVQFCFSDSPRRAHSIAAQGGINAAKNYRNDGDSVHRLFYDTVKGGDFRARESNVHRLAQISVEIIDQCVAQGVPFAREYGGLLDTRSFGGVQVSRTFYARGQTGQQLLLGAYQALSRQIAAGNVEMHARTEMLDLITVDGVARGIVARDLVTGSIDTYYADAVVLASGGYGNVFYLSTNAMNSNATAIWRAHRRGAYFANPCFTQIHPTCIPRTGDHQSKLTLMSESLRNDGRIWVPKAQGDTRPAAEIPEAERDYYLERIYPSFGNLVPRDIASRAAKNVCDEGRGVGPGGQGVYLDFADAIRRMGRDEVAEKYGNLFEMYERITAENPYEVPMRIYPAVHYTMGGLWVDYDLQTTVPGLFAIGEANFSDHGANRLGASALMQGLGDGYFVLPSTINDYLARHPHREAVDDSHPEAAAAIRETRDCLAKLLAVDGDRTPDSFHREIGELMWEYCGMSRTEEGLRKALERIPHIREEFWKRIKVPGSGEEFNQSLEKANRIVDYLELAELMCLDALHRAESCGGHFREESQTPDGEAARRDEEFGYVAAWQYQGTGAAPVLHKEDLVFEYVHPTQRSYA, translated from the coding sequence ATGAGCAACGACCACGCGCACACCGACTACACCCACTACGGCACCGGCGAGCCGATCGCCGACACCAAGGCCCCCGCAGGACCCATCGCCGAACGCTGGGACCGCCGCCGCTTCGAGGCCAAGCTCGTCAACCCGGCCAACCGCCGCAAGCACACCGTGATCGTCGTAGGTACCGGCCTGGCCGGCGGGGCAGCCGGCGCCACCCTCGCCGAACAGGGCTACCACGTCGTCCAGTTCTGCTTCTCCGACTCCCCGCGCCGGGCCCATTCCATCGCCGCGCAGGGGGGCATCAACGCCGCCAAGAACTACCGCAACGACGGCGACTCGGTGCACCGCCTCTTCTACGACACCGTCAAGGGCGGCGACTTCCGCGCCCGCGAGTCAAACGTCCACCGTCTCGCCCAGATCTCCGTCGAGATCATCGACCAGTGCGTGGCCCAGGGCGTCCCCTTCGCCCGCGAGTACGGCGGCCTCCTCGACACTCGCTCCTTCGGCGGCGTCCAGGTCTCCCGTACCTTCTACGCCCGCGGCCAGACGGGCCAGCAGCTCCTCCTCGGCGCCTACCAGGCGCTGTCCCGGCAGATCGCCGCCGGCAACGTCGAGATGCACGCCCGCACCGAGATGCTCGACCTGATCACGGTCGACGGTGTGGCCCGCGGCATCGTCGCCCGCGACCTGGTCACCGGCAGCATCGACACGTACTACGCCGACGCCGTCGTCCTGGCCAGCGGCGGATACGGCAACGTCTTCTACCTCTCCACCAACGCCATGAACTCCAACGCGACCGCCATCTGGCGGGCGCACCGGCGCGGCGCGTACTTCGCCAATCCCTGCTTCACCCAGATCCACCCCACCTGCATCCCGCGCACCGGCGACCACCAGTCCAAGCTCACGCTGATGAGCGAGTCCCTGCGCAACGACGGCCGCATCTGGGTCCCCAAGGCCCAGGGCGACACCCGCCCCGCCGCCGAGATCCCCGAGGCGGAGCGCGACTACTACCTGGAGCGGATCTACCCCTCCTTCGGCAACCTCGTGCCCCGCGACATCGCCTCGCGCGCCGCCAAGAACGTCTGCGACGAGGGCCGCGGCGTCGGCCCCGGCGGCCAGGGCGTCTACCTCGACTTCGCCGACGCCATCCGCCGCATGGGCCGGGACGAGGTCGCCGAGAAGTACGGCAACCTCTTCGAGATGTACGAGCGGATCACCGCGGAGAACCCGTACGAGGTCCCCATGCGGATCTACCCCGCCGTGCACTACACGATGGGCGGCCTGTGGGTCGACTACGACCTCCAGACCACCGTCCCGGGCCTCTTCGCGATCGGCGAGGCCAACTTCTCCGACCACGGGGCCAACCGCCTCGGCGCCTCCGCCCTGATGCAGGGCCTCGGCGACGGCTACTTCGTCCTCCCCTCCACCATCAACGACTACCTGGCCCGCCACCCGCACCGGGAAGCCGTCGACGACAGCCACCCCGAGGCCGCGGCCGCGATCCGCGAGACCCGCGACTGCCTCGCCAAGCTGCTCGCCGTCGACGGCGACCGCACCCCCGACTCCTTCCACCGCGAGATCGGCGAGCTCATGTGGGAGTACTGCGGCATGTCCCGCACCGAGGAGGGCCTGCGCAAGGCGCTGGAGCGGATCCCGCACATCCGCGAGGAGTTCTGGAAGCGGATCAAGGTCCCGGGCAGCGGCGAGGAGTTCAACCAGTCCCTCGAGAAGGCCAACCGCATCGTCGACTACCTGGAGCTCGCCGAGCTGATGTGCCTCGACGCCCTGCACCGCGCCGAGTCCTGCGGCGGCCACTTCCGCGAGGAGTCCCAAACCCCGGACGGCGAGGCCGCCCGCCGCGACGAGGAGTTCGGCTACGTCGCCGCCTGGCAATACCAGGGCACCGGCGCGGCCCCCGTCCTGCACAAGGAAGACCTCGTCTTCGAGTACGTCCACCCCACCCAGCGGAGCTACGCATGA